The following proteins are co-located in the Micromonospora viridifaciens genome:
- a CDS encoding lantibiotic dehydratase has product MAADALPHLSLRDRAVLRPGRPPVALTPVEAALLGAIDGRRPAHELVTDPAVGLRRPEDGYALLDRLVARELITWDGALPVSPEAEQVLTTRIEAIGDEPLRTAARAGWDRLRAARDAVAAAAGDPDRLRAALEALNATFTELTGAAPRRRDGQMYAGRTICYEDTSRDLDVVFGGPLLADLAAPLDVLLRAARWMVDALAEAYGEVFRGLYEELRTETGDGQVALSDLWFLVQGLFWGTGERPVDAVSAEFAARWAGLFGLDTLPAGTTEVRLRVADLAARVDEVFPGTRPDWSNAVLHSPDLQICATDADALRRGEYTVVLGELHAAWSSFDCAVFTPSHPDVERLRAALAADLGERRIRLLFPDDWPRRTSRTAESLTGPTDRHLAFQPASGGEPGRVLPTVDLTVTDADGQLVATAPDGQRWPLTEVFAELLSAHAVDGFKLVAAAPYTPRITLDNLVVARQTWRTTVGESGLAAATRERDRFLAVRDWRRRLGLPEQVYVKLGTETKPCFVDLGSPAFANMFCAMVRAARVDGGDGVSLVVSEMLPTPDEAWVPDGDGRRYFSELRLQIVDDHREVSR; this is encoded by the coding sequence GTGGCCGCCGATGCTCTGCCCCACCTGAGCCTGCGCGACCGCGCCGTGCTGCGGCCCGGCCGGCCGCCGGTGGCCCTGACCCCGGTGGAGGCGGCGCTGCTCGGCGCCATCGACGGCCGGCGGCCCGCGCACGAGCTGGTGACCGACCCGGCTGTCGGGCTGCGCCGCCCCGAGGACGGCTACGCGCTGCTGGACCGGCTGGTGGCCCGGGAGCTGATCACCTGGGACGGCGCGCTGCCGGTCAGCCCCGAGGCCGAACAGGTGCTCACCACTCGGATCGAGGCCATCGGCGACGAGCCGCTGCGGACGGCGGCGCGGGCCGGGTGGGACCGGCTGCGCGCCGCGCGGGACGCGGTCGCCGCCGCGGCCGGCGACCCGGACCGGCTGCGCGCCGCCCTTGAGGCGCTCAACGCCACCTTCACCGAGCTGACCGGGGCGGCGCCCCGGCGGCGGGACGGCCAGATGTACGCCGGCCGGACGATCTGCTACGAGGACACCAGCCGCGACCTCGACGTGGTCTTCGGCGGGCCGCTGTTGGCCGACCTCGCCGCCCCGCTCGACGTGCTGCTGCGCGCCGCCCGGTGGATGGTGGACGCGCTGGCCGAGGCGTACGGGGAGGTGTTCCGGGGGCTCTACGAGGAGCTGCGCACCGAGACCGGTGACGGGCAGGTGGCCCTCTCCGACCTCTGGTTCCTGGTGCAGGGCCTGTTCTGGGGCACCGGTGAACGGCCGGTCGACGCGGTGTCCGCCGAGTTCGCGGCGCGCTGGGCCGGGCTGTTCGGGCTGGACACGCTGCCCGCCGGCACCACCGAGGTCCGGTTGCGGGTCGCCGACCTCGCCGCGCGCGTCGACGAGGTCTTCCCCGGCACCCGGCCGGACTGGTCCAACGCCGTGCTGCACAGCCCCGACCTGCAGATCTGCGCGACCGATGCGGACGCGCTGCGGCGCGGCGAGTACACCGTGGTGCTCGGCGAGCTGCACGCGGCCTGGTCGTCGTTCGACTGCGCGGTCTTCACCCCGTCGCACCCGGACGTCGAGCGGCTGCGCGCGGCGCTCGCCGCCGACCTCGGCGAGCGGCGGATCCGGCTGCTGTTCCCGGACGACTGGCCGCGCCGCACCAGCCGCACCGCCGAGTCCCTGACCGGCCCGACCGACCGGCACCTGGCGTTCCAGCCGGCGTCCGGCGGGGAGCCGGGCCGGGTGCTGCCCACCGTGGACCTCACCGTCACCGACGCCGACGGCCAGCTGGTCGCCACCGCCCCGGACGGCCAGCGCTGGCCGCTCACCGAGGTCTTCGCCGAGCTGCTCAGCGCGCACGCGGTGGACGGCTTCAAGCTGGTCGCCGCCGCGCCGTACACCCCCCGGATCACACTCGACAACCTGGTGGTGGCCCGGCAGACCTGGCGTACCACGGTGGGGGAGAGCGGCCTCGCCGCGGCAACCAGGGAGCGGGACCGGTTCCTGGCGGTCCGGGACTGGCGCCGCCGGCTCGGGCTGCCCGAGCAGGTCTACGTCAAACTCGGCACCGAGACCAAGCCCTGCTTCGTCGACCTGGGCAGCCCCGCCTTCGCGAACATGTTCTGCGCCATGGTCCGTGCCGCCCGGGTCGACGGCGGGGACGGGGTGTCGCTGGTGGTCAGCGAGATGCTGCCCACTCCGGACGAGGCGTGGGTGCCCGACGGCGACGGCCGGCGGTACTTCAGCGAGCTGCGCCTGCAGATCGTGGACGACCACCGGGAGGTCAGCCGATGA
- a CDS encoding thioesterase II family protein, giving the protein MNWFVSAGIRSHAAVQLFCLPYAGGGASVFRRWQEGIGPDVEVLPVQLPGRENRITEDPRFDIADVAAAIASRADRPYAIYGHSMGGRVGFEVVRELRRTGAPLPVRLYVGGARAPHVTAASLFDGLSQVDDEELLRRLGDGGGLPAALLEHPELVELLLPLLRADFGRVDSYRYVPGEPLPVPIVAFSGRHDGAVTRSHSAAWAEHTAAGFTLHEIDGGHFFLQDRLPELLAVLRTDLAAARTGSPAATPPVSGVGHRVPLGDTGWSVWRDAILRGTGFPADGLTLFHAPRAAAAADELLATGCDADRFDKEFDEAVRAGAHRISELAGQPLLREAVTWQNPGALLALDGLARGGGDAARNVRRRDRERALLKYWQRYCGKNETVGFFGPSCWVTVDPSLPEVARISPGPGLTRRRWVWFESWALAAYADALGTDLAVRRWWPPMLCPT; this is encoded by the coding sequence GTGAACTGGTTCGTCTCCGCCGGAATCCGATCCCACGCGGCGGTGCAGTTGTTCTGCCTGCCCTATGCCGGTGGCGGCGCGAGCGTCTTCCGGCGCTGGCAGGAGGGGATCGGCCCGGACGTCGAGGTGCTGCCGGTGCAGCTGCCCGGCCGGGAGAACCGGATCACCGAGGACCCGCGCTTCGACATCGCCGACGTCGCCGCCGCCATCGCCTCGCGCGCCGACCGCCCGTACGCGATCTACGGCCACTCGATGGGCGGCCGGGTCGGCTTCGAGGTGGTCCGGGAGCTGCGCCGGACGGGGGCGCCGCTGCCGGTGCGGCTGTACGTCGGCGGGGCCCGTGCCCCGCACGTCACCGCGGCCAGCCTCTTCGACGGGCTGTCCCAGGTGGACGACGAGGAGCTGCTGCGCCGCCTCGGCGACGGTGGCGGCCTTCCCGCCGCGCTGCTGGAGCACCCCGAGCTGGTGGAGCTGCTGCTGCCGCTGCTGCGCGCCGACTTCGGCCGGGTCGACAGCTACCGGTACGTCCCGGGCGAGCCGCTGCCGGTGCCGATCGTCGCGTTCAGCGGCCGCCACGACGGGGCGGTGACCCGCTCGCACAGTGCCGCCTGGGCGGAGCACACGGCCGCCGGGTTCACCCTGCACGAGATCGACGGCGGGCACTTCTTCCTGCAGGACCGGCTGCCCGAGCTGCTGGCCGTGCTCCGTACCGACCTCGCCGCGGCCCGCACCGGGTCGCCGGCCGCCACCCCGCCGGTCTCCGGCGTCGGGCACCGGGTGCCGCTCGGCGACACCGGCTGGTCGGTGTGGCGGGACGCGATCCTGCGTGGCACCGGCTTCCCGGCGGACGGGCTGACCCTGTTCCACGCGCCGCGCGCCGCCGCTGCGGCCGACGAGCTGCTCGCCACCGGCTGCGACGCGGACCGGTTCGACAAGGAGTTCGACGAGGCGGTCCGCGCGGGTGCCCACCGGATCAGCGAGCTGGCCGGCCAACCGCTGCTGCGCGAGGCCGTCACCTGGCAGAATCCCGGCGCGCTCCTCGCGTTGGACGGCCTGGCCCGGGGCGGCGGCGACGCGGCCCGCAACGTGCGCCGCCGGGACCGGGAACGCGCCCTGCTCAAGTACTGGCAGCGCTACTGCGGCAAGAACGAGACGGTCGGCTTCTTCGGCCCCAGCTGCTGGGTCACCGTCGATCCGAGCCTGCCCGAGGTCGCCCGGATCAGTCCCGGGCCGGGGCTGACCCGCCGCCGCTGGGTCTGGTTCGAGTCGTGGGCGCTGGCCGCGTACGCCGACGCGCTCGGCACGGACCTGGCCGTGCGCCGCTGGTGGCCGCCGATGCTCTGCCCCACCTGA
- a CDS encoding AMP-binding protein translates to MIVNRFGAVAARHEDRPALLGETQDVSYGELAGVAGGHAAAFVAAGVRPGDRIALLTAHGAPTVAALLGALAAGCAYVPCDPGFPVDRLRHMLAAAGVGAIACAAEHRGLADALADGRAVVPLDAVPPAPLRPVAVDPDALAYVLFTSGSTGVPKAVGQTHRNLAHVVDNQIAALAVAPDDRLSLLASFSFDAAIPDLYPALLTGAAVVPVDLRRQGLAYAVDQLDRHRATVLHCTPTVYRHLLDTLGERRLAAVRVVLLGGEQATWADALRGRDRFAPDCELVNGYGATEMTFVARYRARLSEVDDVATGPLPIGTPFPGYEVRLAPDTDEIVVRSPHLAPGYLNQDSDRFGVDADGVRTYRTGDLGRRLPGGDLVCLGRLDRQVKVRGHRVELTEIEAVLAAQPGVAGVRAIARDGELLAYARPADGIRPDGASLRAALAAALPGYALPRAVVVLDEFPLTVTGKVDERALPDPDGPVPAGEAPATDTERIVHDIWCAVLGRDAVGRTASFFDVGGQSLLLGQVQQRLAERFGVRLPMLRLFDHPTVAGQAALVDAPAEAVRAPVRPAPAEAVRAPVLPGPAALAAPAEAAREYTGDEIAVVGLAGRFPGAPDVATFWWNLCTGVDAIHDHTDEELAVLGIGPGLRNDPRHVRATGRLDGVADFDAELFSFGADEAARTDPQHRLFLEAAWEALEDAGHDPQRFPGLVGVYLATSANRYFLFHLMDNPAVVGDVDPDDWEARLVGRQFTDHLPGQVAYRLGLTGPALAVQSACSSSLVAVCVAAQSLADYQCDIALAGGVSVTWPRHRHTPGGMASPDGRCRAFDEGANGSGFGSGVGVVALRRLADAQADGDRIYAVLPGWAVTNDGPDRAGFAVPGPAGQAAAVANALAAAEVAPGEVRFVEGHGSGTPLGDAIEVAALHEVYAGAAPAGSCALGSVKTNIGHLDAAAGIAGLIKAVLAVRHGVIPPNLHFTRPHPEIDFTAGPFYVPTKMRDWPQVPRRVAGVSAFGLGGTNAHVMVEQPPPADPAEIPGDGPWLLPVSARTPVALRAALTRLRAHLAGAAPALPEVAATLALGRRVFAHRAAVVAADLPGALAALDVLLDTEARVAGAGGPLRELAAGWVAGQDVDWDALHPEGTVRRTGLPTYPFQRQRHWIDPVQKGPR, encoded by the coding sequence ATGATCGTCAATCGTTTCGGTGCGGTCGCGGCACGCCACGAGGATCGTCCGGCCCTGCTCGGCGAGACCCAGGACGTCAGCTACGGCGAACTGGCCGGCGTGGCCGGTGGGCATGCGGCCGCGTTCGTCGCCGCCGGCGTCCGACCCGGCGACCGGATCGCTCTGCTCACCGCGCACGGCGCCCCGACGGTCGCGGCGCTCCTGGGCGCCCTCGCCGCCGGCTGCGCGTACGTGCCGTGCGACCCGGGCTTCCCGGTCGACCGGCTGCGCCACATGCTCGCCGCCGCCGGGGTCGGTGCGATCGCCTGCGCGGCCGAGCACCGGGGGCTGGCCGACGCGCTCGCCGACGGCCGAGCCGTGGTGCCGCTGGACGCCGTGCCGCCCGCCCCGCTGCGGCCGGTCGCGGTCGACCCGGACGCGCTCGCGTACGTGCTGTTCACCTCGGGCTCCACGGGTGTGCCCAAGGCGGTCGGGCAGACCCACCGCAACCTGGCGCACGTCGTGGACAACCAGATCGCGGCGCTGGCCGTCGCGCCGGACGACCGGCTCAGCCTGCTCGCCTCGTTCAGCTTCGACGCGGCCATCCCGGATCTGTACCCGGCGCTGCTCACCGGCGCCGCCGTGGTCCCGGTCGACCTGCGCCGGCAGGGGCTCGCGTACGCGGTGGACCAGCTCGACCGGCACCGGGCGACCGTGCTGCACTGCACGCCCACCGTCTACCGGCACCTGCTCGACACCCTGGGCGAGCGGCGGCTGGCGGCGGTCCGCGTGGTGCTGCTCGGCGGCGAGCAGGCCACCTGGGCCGATGCGCTCCGTGGCCGGGACCGGTTCGCCCCCGACTGCGAGCTGGTCAACGGGTACGGCGCGACCGAGATGACGTTCGTCGCCCGGTACCGGGCCCGCCTGTCCGAGGTGGACGACGTTGCCACCGGGCCGCTGCCGATCGGCACCCCGTTCCCCGGCTACGAGGTGCGCCTCGCACCCGACACCGACGAGATCGTGGTGCGCAGCCCGCATCTCGCCCCCGGCTACCTCAACCAGGACAGTGACCGGTTCGGTGTGGACGCCGACGGGGTGCGCACGTACCGCACGGGCGACCTGGGCCGGCGGCTACCCGGCGGCGACCTGGTCTGCCTCGGCCGGCTCGACCGGCAGGTCAAGGTGCGCGGCCACCGGGTCGAGCTGACCGAGATCGAGGCGGTGCTCGCCGCCCAACCCGGGGTGGCCGGCGTACGCGCCATCGCCCGCGACGGCGAGCTGCTGGCGTACGCCCGTCCGGCCGACGGGATCCGGCCGGACGGCGCGTCGCTGCGGGCCGCCCTCGCCGCGGCGCTGCCCGGCTACGCCCTGCCCCGCGCGGTGGTGGTGCTCGACGAGTTCCCGCTCACCGTCACCGGCAAGGTGGACGAGCGGGCGCTGCCCGACCCGGACGGCCCGGTGCCGGCCGGCGAGGCACCGGCCACCGACACCGAGCGGATCGTGCACGACATCTGGTGCGCGGTGCTCGGCCGGGACGCCGTCGGCCGCACCGCCAGCTTCTTCGACGTGGGCGGGCAGTCGCTGCTGCTGGGCCAGGTGCAGCAGCGGCTGGCCGAGCGGTTCGGGGTGCGGCTGCCGATGCTGCGCCTCTTCGACCACCCGACGGTGGCCGGCCAGGCGGCGCTGGTCGACGCCCCGGCCGAGGCGGTCCGGGCGCCGGTGCGTCCCGCCCCGGCCGAGGCGGTCCGGGCGCCGGTGCTGCCCGGCCCGGCCGCTCTGGCCGCCCCGGCCGAGGCGGCGCGGGAGTACACCGGCGACGAGATCGCCGTGGTCGGGCTCGCCGGGCGCTTCCCCGGCGCCCCCGACGTGGCCACCTTCTGGTGGAACCTGTGCACCGGCGTCGACGCCATCCACGACCACACGGACGAGGAGCTGGCCGTCCTCGGCATCGGGCCGGGGCTGCGGAACGACCCGCGGCACGTGCGGGCGACCGGCCGGCTCGACGGGGTGGCCGACTTCGACGCCGAGCTCTTCTCCTTCGGCGCCGACGAGGCCGCCCGCACCGACCCCCAGCACCGGCTGTTCCTGGAGGCCGCCTGGGAGGCCCTCGAGGACGCCGGGCACGACCCGCAGCGGTTCCCCGGCCTGGTCGGCGTCTACTTGGCCACCTCCGCCAACCGCTACTTCCTCTTCCACCTGATGGACAACCCGGCCGTCGTCGGCGACGTGGACCCGGACGACTGGGAGGCCCGGCTGGTCGGGCGGCAGTTCACCGACCACCTGCCCGGGCAGGTCGCGTACCGGCTGGGGCTGACCGGGCCGGCCCTGGCCGTGCAGAGCGCCTGCTCCAGCTCGCTGGTCGCGGTCTGCGTCGCCGCGCAGAGCCTCGCCGACTATCAGTGCGACATCGCCCTGGCCGGCGGCGTCAGCGTCACCTGGCCCCGGCACCGGCACACCCCGGGCGGCATGGCCTCCCCGGACGGCCGCTGCCGCGCCTTCGACGAGGGCGCCAACGGGTCCGGCTTCGGCTCCGGGGTCGGGGTCGTCGCGCTGCGCCGGCTCGCCGACGCCCAGGCCGACGGGGACCGGATCTACGCCGTCCTGCCCGGCTGGGCGGTCACCAACGACGGCCCGGACCGGGCCGGCTTCGCCGTACCCGGCCCGGCCGGGCAGGCCGCCGCGGTCGCGAACGCCCTCGCCGCCGCCGAGGTCGCCCCCGGCGAGGTCCGGTTCGTCGAGGGCCACGGGAGCGGCACCCCGCTCGGCGACGCCATCGAGGTGGCCGCGCTGCACGAGGTGTACGCCGGCGCCGCCCCCGCCGGGTCGTGCGCGCTCGGCTCGGTGAAGACCAACATCGGGCACCTCGACGCCGCCGCCGGGATCGCCGGGCTGATCAAGGCGGTGCTCGCCGTCCGGCACGGGGTGATCCCGCCGAACCTGCACTTCACCCGGCCGCACCCCGAGATCGACTTCACCGCCGGCCCGTTCTACGTGCCCACCAAGATGCGGGACTGGCCGCAGGTGCCGCGCCGGGTGGCCGGGGTCAGCGCGTTCGGGCTCGGCGGCACCAACGCCCACGTAATGGTCGAGCAGCCGCCCCCCGCCGACCCGGCCGAAATCCCGGGCGACGGGCCGTGGCTGCTGCCGGTCTCCGCGCGTACCCCGGTGGCGCTGCGCGCGGCGCTCACCCGGCTCCGGGCCCACCTGGCCGGCGCCGCCCCGGCGCTGCCCGAGGTGGCCGCCACCCTGGCGCTCGGGCGGCGGGTCTTCGCGCACCGGGCCGCCGTCGTCGCCGCCGACCTGCCCGGCGCGCTCGCCGCGCTGGACGTGCTGCTCGACACCGAAGCCCGGGTCGCCGGCGCGGGCGGCCCGCTGCGTGAGCTGGCGGCCGGCTGGGTCGCCGGGCAGGACGTCGACTGGGACGCCCTGCATCCCGAGGGCACGGTCCGACGTACCGGGCTGCCCACCTATCCGTTCCAGCGCCAGCGGCACTGGATCGACCCCGTGCAGAAAGGCCCACGGTGA